Proteins encoded by one window of Kribbella italica:
- the nuoE gene encoding NADH-quinone oxidoreductase subunit NuoE, with protein MAENHATATDKQVPYSTGDSKITETTIAEMRELAARYPVGRSALLPMLHLVQSVEGRVTPEGIEACADVLGLTGAEVSAVATFYTMYKRRPVGDYHVGVCTNTLCAVMGGDLIFERLKSHLDVGNDETTEDGKITLEHLECNAACDYAPVMMVNWEFFDDMTPESATQLVDDLREGTEVKSPRGATICTWREAERVLAGFPDGRADEGPTGGKATLAGLRLARERNWTAPNGNHGGGGAAAEQTVSPEAAAGPRPEDQPGKESGTGSPATPDSRKED; from the coding sequence ATGGCCGAGAACCACGCTACGGCGACCGACAAGCAGGTGCCCTACAGCACCGGCGACTCGAAAATCACAGAGACCACGATCGCGGAGATGCGCGAACTGGCCGCCCGGTACCCGGTCGGCCGTTCCGCGCTGCTGCCGATGCTGCACCTGGTGCAGTCGGTCGAGGGCCGGGTCACCCCCGAAGGCATCGAGGCCTGCGCCGACGTGCTCGGGCTGACCGGTGCCGAGGTCTCCGCGGTCGCCACCTTCTACACGATGTACAAGCGCCGCCCGGTCGGCGACTACCACGTCGGGGTCTGCACCAACACGCTGTGCGCGGTGATGGGCGGCGACCTGATCTTCGAGCGGCTCAAGTCCCACCTGGACGTCGGCAACGACGAGACCACCGAGGACGGCAAGATCACCCTCGAGCACCTCGAGTGCAACGCCGCCTGCGACTACGCGCCGGTGATGATGGTGAACTGGGAGTTCTTCGACGACATGACGCCGGAGTCGGCCACCCAGCTGGTCGACGACCTGCGCGAGGGCACCGAGGTGAAGTCGCCGCGCGGCGCCACCATCTGCACCTGGCGTGAGGCCGAGCGCGTGCTGGCCGGGTTCCCCGACGGCCGGGCCGACGAGGGCCCGACGGGTGGCAAGGCGACGCTGGCCGGTCTCCGGCTGGCCCGCGAGCGCAACTGGACCGCGCCGAACGGCAACCACGGTGGCGGCGGTGCGGCCGCCGAGCAGACGGTCTCGCCCGAGGCCGCCGCCGGCCCGCGGCCCGAGGACCAGCCGGGCAAGGAGTCCGGCACCGGTTCCCCGGCCACCCCCGACTCCCGGAAGGAGGACTGA
- a CDS encoding NuoB/complex I 20 kDa subunit family protein translates to MGVEEQLPAGVLLTTVEGLSGYMRKASLWPATFGLACCAIEMMTTGAPRYDAARFGMEVFRASPRQADLMIVAGRVSQKMAPVLRQIYDQMPNPKWVLAMGVCASSGGMFNNYAIVQGVDHVVPVDMYLPGCPPRPEMLLDAFLKLHEDIQNGKLGANKKALQAEQEAAALTASPTLELKGLLR, encoded by the coding sequence ATGGGTGTTGAGGAACAGCTTCCGGCCGGCGTACTGCTGACCACCGTGGAAGGCCTGTCCGGCTACATGCGGAAGGCCTCGTTGTGGCCGGCAACCTTCGGGCTGGCCTGCTGCGCGATCGAGATGATGACGACGGGTGCGCCGCGCTACGACGCCGCCCGGTTCGGCATGGAGGTCTTCCGGGCGTCGCCGCGGCAGGCCGACCTGATGATCGTGGCCGGCCGGGTGAGCCAGAAGATGGCCCCGGTGCTGCGCCAGATCTACGACCAGATGCCGAACCCGAAGTGGGTGCTGGCGATGGGCGTCTGCGCCTCGTCCGGCGGCATGTTCAACAACTACGCGATCGTCCAGGGCGTCGACCACGTCGTACCGGTCGACATGTACCTGCCCGGCTGCCCGCCGCGGCCCGAGATGCTGCTGGACGCCTTCCTGAAGCTGCACGAGGACATCCAGAACGGCAAGCTCGGCGCGAACAAGAAGGCGCTGCAGGCCGAGCAGGAGGCCGCCGCGCTGACCGCGTCCCCGACGCTTGAACTGAAGGGTCTGCTCCGGTGA
- a CDS encoding NADH-quinone oxidoreductase subunit D: MTTTDPYADARDTTEGKVFTVTGQDWDSVVAGLADEPEERIVVNMGPQHPSTHGVLRLILEIEGETVTEARCGIGYLHTGIEKNMEFRSWTQGVTFCTRMDYLSPFYNEAAYSLAVERLLGIEDQIPEKANVMRVLLMELNRISSHLVCIATGGMEIGALTVMTIGFREREMTLDLFELITGLRMNHAFIRPGGVAQDLPPGALDKIRDYITWMNKHLPEYAELCNANPIFKARLQDVGYLDLAGCMALGISGPPLRAANYGLDLRKTQPYCGYETYDFDVPTWDTADSYGRFRVRLQEMWESLRIVEQCAERLAKMEGEPVMVADKKIGWPSQLAVGNDGMGNSLDHIKHIMGESMEALIHHFKLVTEGFRVPAGQAYVAIESPRGELGCHLVSDGGTKPYRAHFRDPSFANLQAMPILCEGAQVADVIVAVASLDPVMGGVDR; the protein is encoded by the coding sequence ATGACCACTACCGACCCCTACGCCGACGCTCGCGACACCACCGAGGGCAAGGTCTTCACCGTCACCGGTCAGGACTGGGACTCCGTGGTCGCCGGCCTCGCCGACGAGCCCGAAGAGCGCATCGTCGTCAACATGGGCCCGCAGCACCCGTCGACGCACGGCGTGCTCCGGCTGATCCTCGAGATCGAGGGCGAGACGGTGACCGAGGCCCGCTGCGGCATCGGCTACCTGCACACCGGTATCGAGAAGAACATGGAGTTCCGCTCCTGGACGCAGGGCGTCACGTTCTGCACCCGGATGGACTACCTGTCGCCGTTCTACAACGAGGCCGCGTACTCCCTGGCCGTCGAGCGCCTGCTCGGCATCGAGGACCAGATCCCCGAGAAGGCCAACGTGATGCGGGTGCTCCTGATGGAGCTCAACCGGATCAGCAGCCACCTGGTCTGCATCGCCACCGGTGGGATGGAGATCGGCGCGCTGACCGTGATGACGATCGGGTTCCGCGAGCGGGAGATGACGCTGGACCTGTTCGAGCTGATCACCGGCCTGCGGATGAACCACGCGTTCATCCGGCCGGGCGGGGTCGCGCAGGACCTGCCGCCGGGTGCCCTGGACAAGATCCGGGACTACATCACCTGGATGAACAAGCACCTGCCGGAGTACGCCGAGCTCTGCAACGCCAACCCGATCTTCAAGGCGCGGCTGCAGGACGTCGGGTACCTGGACCTGGCCGGCTGCATGGCGCTGGGCATCTCCGGCCCGCCGCTGCGCGCCGCGAACTACGGTCTGGACCTGCGCAAGACCCAGCCGTACTGCGGCTACGAGACCTACGACTTCGACGTACCGACCTGGGACACCGCCGACTCGTACGGCCGCTTCCGGGTCCGGCTGCAGGAGATGTGGGAGTCGCTGCGGATCGTCGAGCAGTGCGCCGAGCGGCTGGCCAAGATGGAGGGCGAGCCGGTGATGGTGGCCGACAAGAAGATCGGCTGGCCGAGCCAGCTGGCCGTCGGCAACGACGGGATGGGCAACTCCCTCGACCACATCAAGCACATCATGGGCGAGTCGATGGAAGCCCTGATCCATCACTTCAAGCTGGTCACCGAGGGCTTCCGGGTACCGGCCGGCCAGGCGTACGTGGCGATCGAGTCGCCGCGCGGCGAGCTGGGCTGCCACCTGGTCTCCGACGGCGGTACCAAGCCGTACCGGGCGCACTTCCGTGACCCGTCCTTCGCAAACCTGCAGGCGATGCCGATCCTGTGCGAGGGCGCACAGGTCGCCGACGTGATCGTGGCCGTCGCCAGCCTTGACCCGGTGATGGGTGGAGTGGACCGCTAA
- a CDS encoding NADH-quinone oxidoreductase subunit J → MLAPVMVLAAIAMILVRKAVHSALLLATVMVCLAVQYAAQDAPFLFAVQIIVYTGAILMLFLFVLMLVGVDASDSLVETIRGQRLLAGLAFLGIGVLLVFAVGNAVYGDPVGLGQAQPDGNPKGIAQLLFGKYVFAFEVTSALLITAAMGAMMLAHRERLTRKKTQRDLSEERIRKYADHGVHPGPLPTPGVLARHNAVDTPALLPDGSIAPTSVSRVLQARGTVFPESEERDEVNAVRRISEGDPGDQVPTEPEGTDLSGYGEGDKL, encoded by the coding sequence ATGCTGGCACCGGTCATGGTGCTGGCCGCGATCGCGATGATCCTGGTCCGCAAGGCGGTGCACTCGGCGCTGCTGCTGGCCACGGTGATGGTCTGCCTGGCCGTCCAGTACGCCGCGCAGGACGCGCCGTTCCTGTTCGCCGTCCAGATCATCGTCTACACCGGCGCCATCCTGATGCTGTTCCTGTTCGTGCTGATGCTGGTCGGTGTCGACGCGTCCGACTCCTTGGTGGAGACGATTCGCGGACAGCGCCTGCTCGCCGGCCTGGCCTTCCTCGGGATCGGCGTACTGCTGGTCTTCGCGGTCGGCAATGCCGTGTACGGCGACCCGGTCGGACTGGGCCAGGCCCAGCCGGACGGCAACCCGAAGGGGATCGCCCAGCTGCTGTTCGGCAAGTACGTGTTCGCCTTCGAGGTGACCTCGGCGCTGCTGATCACCGCGGCGATGGGCGCGATGATGCTGGCCCACCGCGAGCGGCTGACCCGCAAGAAGACTCAGCGCGACCTGTCCGAGGAGCGGATCCGCAAGTACGCCGACCACGGCGTACACCCCGGCCCGCTGCCGACGCCCGGCGTACTGGCCCGGCACAACGCCGTCGACACCCCGGCGCTGCTGCCGGACGGGTCGATCGCGCCGACCTCGGTTTCGCGCGTCCTGCAGGCCCGTGGCACCGTGTTCCCCGAGTCGGAGGAGCGTGACGAGGTGAACGCGGTCCGCCGGATCAGCGAAGGCGACCCCGGTGACCAGGTCCCGACCGAGCCCGAAGGCACGGATCTGAGCGGCTACGGCGAAGGAGACAAGCTGTGA
- a CDS encoding NADH-quinone oxidoreductase subunit A, which yields MHPYVPILVLGVLAAIFVAGTLVTSAVVGPKRYNRAKLDSYECGIEPTPQPVGGGRFPVKYYITAMLFIVFDIEIIFLYPWAVAFDQMALFGLIEMVIFIATVFVAYAYVWRRGGLEWD from the coding sequence ATGCACCCTTACGTACCGATCCTCGTGCTCGGCGTACTGGCGGCGATCTTCGTGGCGGGCACCTTGGTGACCAGCGCGGTGGTCGGACCGAAGCGCTACAACCGGGCCAAGCTCGACAGCTACGAGTGCGGGATCGAGCCGACCCCGCAGCCTGTCGGCGGTGGCCGTTTCCCGGTGAAGTACTACATCACCGCGATGCTGTTCATCGTGTTCGACATCGAGATCATCTTCCTCTACCCCTGGGCCGTCGCCTTCGACCAGATGGCACTGTTCGGGCTGATCGAGATGGTCATCTTCATCGCAACCGTCTTCGTCGCCTACGCCTACGTGTGGCGCCGCGGCGGACTGGAGTGGGACTGA
- the nuoF gene encoding NADH-quinone oxidoreductase subunit NuoF — translation MLTPVLSDNWDQIRAWQLSSYQRSGGYDALQTALRMQPADVVTAVKDSGLRGRGGAGFPTGMKWSFIPQDNPKPKYLVVNADESEPGTCKDIPLMMASPHTLVEGVIISSYAIRASTAFIYVRGEVLHVVRRLQQAVEEAKAAGFIGTDILGSGYDLDVVVHAGAGAYICGEETALLDSLEGRRGQPRLRPPFPAVAGLYGCPTVINNVESIASVPAIIKNGPDWFGTMGTEKSKGMTLYSLSGHVVRPGQYEAPLGITLRQLIDLAGGVREGHELKFWTPGGSSTPLLTSEHLDVPLDYEGVGAAGSMLGTKALQIFDETVCVVRSVLRWTEFYKHESCGKCTPCREGTWWLVQILERLEKGQGSEADLETLLDLSDNITGRSFCALADGATAPITSSIQHFKDEYLAHFTHGGCPFDPMASTVFATAGATA, via the coding sequence ATGCTGACCCCGGTACTGTCCGACAACTGGGACCAGATCCGCGCCTGGCAGCTCTCGTCGTACCAGCGCTCCGGCGGGTACGACGCGTTGCAGACCGCGCTGCGGATGCAGCCGGCCGACGTGGTCACCGCCGTCAAGGACTCCGGTCTGCGCGGCCGTGGTGGCGCGGGCTTCCCGACCGGTATGAAGTGGTCGTTCATCCCGCAGGACAACCCGAAGCCGAAGTACCTGGTCGTCAACGCCGACGAGTCCGAGCCGGGCACCTGCAAGGACATCCCGCTGATGATGGCCTCGCCGCACACGCTGGTCGAGGGCGTCATCATCTCGTCGTACGCGATCCGCGCGTCGACCGCGTTCATCTACGTCCGCGGTGAGGTCCTGCACGTCGTACGCCGGTTGCAGCAGGCCGTCGAGGAAGCCAAGGCCGCCGGTTTCATCGGCACCGACATCCTCGGCAGCGGCTACGACCTGGACGTCGTCGTGCACGCCGGCGCCGGCGCCTACATCTGTGGCGAGGAGACGGCGCTGCTCGACTCGCTGGAAGGCCGTCGCGGTCAACCCCGGCTGCGTCCCCCCTTCCCGGCCGTGGCCGGTCTGTACGGCTGCCCCACTGTCATCAACAACGTCGAGTCGATCGCGTCCGTTCCCGCCATCATCAAGAACGGGCCGGACTGGTTCGGCACGATGGGCACCGAGAAGTCCAAGGGCATGACGCTGTACTCGCTGTCCGGGCACGTCGTCCGGCCGGGCCAGTACGAGGCGCCGCTCGGCATCACGCTGCGCCAGCTGATCGACCTGGCCGGTGGGGTCCGCGAGGGCCACGAGCTGAAGTTCTGGACCCCGGGCGGTTCGTCCACGCCGCTGCTGACCAGCGAGCACCTCGACGTACCGCTGGACTACGAGGGCGTCGGCGCGGCCGGCTCGATGCTCGGCACCAAGGCGCTGCAGATCTTCGACGAGACCGTCTGCGTGGTCCGCTCGGTGCTGCGCTGGACCGAGTTCTACAAGCACGAGTCCTGCGGCAAGTGCACGCCGTGCCGTGAGGGCACCTGGTGGCTGGTCCAGATCCTGGAGCGGCTGGAGAAGGGTCAGGGCAGTGAGGCCGACCTCGAGACGCTGCTGGACCTGAGCGACAACATCACCGGCCGCTCGTTCTGCGCGCTGGCCGACGGTGCGACCGCGCCGATCACCAGCTCGATCCAGCACTTCAAGGACGAGTACCTCGCGCACTTCACCCACGGCGGCTGCCCGTTCGACCCGATGGCGTCCACCGTCTTCGCGACCGCTGGAGCAACCGCATGA
- the nuoH gene encoding NADH-quinone oxidoreductase subunit NuoH: protein MSLVVPMADVPDAGFGNDPWWVVGIKVLLVFVFLVVLTLFNIWWERRVVARMQHRVGPNVHGPFGLLQSLADGMKLMFKEDLTPKGVDKFVYVAAPVIVSIPAFLTFAVIPFGPTVKIPFTDTYTRLQITDLPVSVLYVMAIASIGIYGIVLGGWSSNSTYSLLGGLRSSAQMISYEVAMGLALVTVFLFAGSMSTSEIVAAQGSNQSVNLFGAEIPIPGWYAFLLFPSFVIYVISMVGETNRAPFDLPEAEGELVAGFLTEYSSMKYAMFFLAEYINMATVSALATTLFLGGYRAPWPISIWDGANSGYWPVLWFVGKMMCFIFFYIWLRGTLPRLRYDQFMKLGWKILIPVSLGWIVLVATVRAVGREVEFQRNWLLLAAGAVALVAVITMFLPQKKTEPEPEPDDADFDAFAGGFPVPPPLVSTPSASETDSRSKTDSRSKEGSRG from the coding sequence ATGAGCCTCGTCGTCCCGATGGCCGACGTACCGGATGCCGGGTTCGGCAACGACCCCTGGTGGGTCGTCGGCATCAAGGTGCTGCTGGTCTTCGTCTTCCTGGTCGTGCTCACCCTGTTCAACATCTGGTGGGAACGCCGGGTCGTCGCGCGGATGCAGCACCGGGTCGGCCCGAACGTGCACGGCCCGTTCGGTCTGCTCCAGTCGCTGGCCGACGGTATGAAGCTGATGTTCAAGGAAGACCTGACGCCGAAGGGCGTGGACAAGTTCGTCTACGTCGCGGCGCCGGTGATCGTGTCGATCCCGGCCTTCCTGACCTTCGCGGTGATCCCGTTCGGCCCGACGGTGAAGATCCCGTTCACCGACACCTACACCCGGCTGCAGATCACCGACCTGCCGGTCTCCGTGCTGTACGTGATGGCGATCGCCTCGATCGGCATCTACGGCATCGTGCTCGGCGGCTGGTCGTCCAACTCGACGTACTCGCTGCTCGGTGGCCTGCGCTCCAGCGCCCAGATGATCTCGTACGAGGTCGCGATGGGCCTGGCCCTGGTGACGGTGTTCCTGTTCGCCGGCTCGATGTCCACCTCGGAGATCGTCGCCGCGCAGGGCTCCAACCAGTCGGTCAACCTGTTCGGCGCCGAGATCCCGATCCCCGGCTGGTACGCGTTCCTGCTCTTCCCGTCGTTCGTGATCTACGTGATCTCGATGGTCGGCGAGACGAACCGGGCGCCGTTCGACCTGCCGGAGGCCGAGGGCGAGCTGGTGGCCGGCTTCCTGACCGAGTACTCGTCGATGAAGTACGCGATGTTCTTCCTGGCCGAGTACATCAACATGGCGACCGTGTCGGCACTGGCCACCACGCTGTTCCTGGGCGGGTACCGGGCGCCCTGGCCGATCTCGATCTGGGACGGCGCGAACTCCGGCTACTGGCCGGTGCTGTGGTTCGTCGGCAAGATGATGTGCTTCATCTTCTTCTACATCTGGCTGCGCGGAACGCTGCCGCGACTGCGCTACGACCAGTTCATGAAGCTGGGCTGGAAGATCCTGATCCCGGTCTCGCTGGGCTGGATCGTGCTGGTCGCCACCGTGCGCGCGGTCGGCCGTGAGGTCGAGTTCCAGCGCAACTGGCTGCTGCTGGCCGCCGGTGCGGTCGCGCTGGTCGCGGTGATCACGATGTTCCTGCCGCAGAAGAAGACCGAACCCGAGCCCGAGCCGGACGACGCCGACTTCGACGCGTTCGCCGGCGGGTTCCCCGTGCCACCACCGCTCGTCAGCACTCCGAGCGCGAGCGAGACGGACAGTCGTAGCAAGACTGATAGTCGGAGCAAGGAAGGCAGCCGTGGCTAG
- a CDS encoding NADH-quinone oxidoreductase subunit G — translation MTIQANPPSGAEVEKVDLVTVTIDDIEVKVPKNTLLIRAAEKAGIQIPRFCDHPLLDPVGACRQCLVEIPDAGNGRGMPKPQASCTITVADNMVVRTQVTSPVADKAQHGIMEFLLINHPLDCPVCDKGGECPLQNQAMTNGNGESRFDAVKRTFPKPINISAEVLLDRERCVLCARCTRFSEQIAGDPFIALIERGALQQVGIYEKEPFESYFSGNTIQICPVGALTSAAYRFRSRPFDLVSVPSVAEHDASGAAIRVDYRRGKVMRRLSGDDPAVNEEWISDRDRFAFNYATTGDRLTHPQIREDGELRPASWPEALTFAAEKLAAARGNAAVLTGGRLTLEDAYAYSKFARVALGTNDIDFRARPHSPEEADFLAAAVAGTGIGTTFADLERAGAVLLAGFEPEEEAPTVFLRLRKGVRNRGTKVFTLAALASRGVEKLDGVVVSTTPGTEAAVLGDLANQGDTGATAKAALGPDAVIIVGERLATVPGALSAALRLALDTGAQLAWIPRRAGDRGALEAGCLPGLLPGGRLVSDAQARVDLQAAWGVENLPTAAGRDTGEILASAGSLQALVVAGVEIDDLPDPAAALAALEAAPFVVSFEVRSSQVTEHADVIFPVVPPAEKDGTFVNWEGRERPFPVVLKVPAAMPDVRALAALAQEMDLSLGFSTPAGAKREYDELGRWDGDRAQEPTYQAGPSLGAFDSTRLATWRMLIDASRGNDGEPHLVATARMPVARLSLTTATRVGVTEGDELVVSTDAGSIRLPVAITPMTDNVVWLPTNSADSHVRRALHADHGSIVTIAGGNS, via the coding sequence ATGACCATCCAAGCCAACCCCCCGTCGGGCGCCGAGGTCGAGAAGGTCGACCTCGTCACCGTGACCATCGACGACATCGAGGTCAAGGTCCCGAAGAACACCCTGCTGATCCGGGCGGCGGAGAAGGCCGGGATCCAGATCCCGCGGTTCTGCGACCACCCGCTGCTCGACCCGGTCGGCGCCTGCCGCCAGTGCCTGGTCGAGATCCCGGACGCCGGCAACGGCCGGGGGATGCCGAAGCCGCAGGCCTCCTGCACGATCACCGTCGCCGACAACATGGTGGTCCGGACGCAGGTGACCTCGCCGGTCGCGGACAAGGCGCAGCACGGGATCATGGAGTTCCTGCTGATCAACCACCCGCTGGACTGCCCGGTCTGCGACAAGGGCGGCGAGTGCCCCCTGCAGAACCAGGCGATGACCAACGGGAACGGCGAGAGCCGCTTCGACGCGGTCAAGCGGACCTTCCCCAAGCCGATCAACATCTCCGCCGAGGTGCTGCTGGACCGCGAACGCTGCGTGCTCTGCGCCCGCTGCACCCGGTTCTCCGAGCAGATCGCCGGTGACCCGTTCATCGCGCTGATCGAGCGCGGCGCGCTGCAGCAGGTCGGGATCTACGAGAAGGAGCCGTTCGAGAGCTACTTCTCCGGCAACACGATCCAGATCTGCCCGGTCGGCGCGCTCACGAGCGCGGCGTACCGGTTCCGCTCGCGGCCGTTCGACCTGGTGTCGGTTCCGTCGGTGGCCGAGCACGACGCCTCCGGTGCGGCGATCCGCGTCGACTACCGGCGCGGCAAGGTGATGCGGCGGCTGTCCGGCGACGACCCGGCGGTCAACGAGGAGTGGATCTCCGACCGCGACCGGTTCGCGTTCAACTACGCGACCACCGGCGACCGGCTGACCCACCCGCAGATCCGCGAGGACGGCGAGCTGCGGCCGGCGTCCTGGCCGGAGGCGCTGACCTTCGCGGCGGAGAAGCTGGCCGCGGCGCGCGGCAACGCCGCCGTACTGACCGGTGGCCGGCTGACCCTCGAGGACGCCTACGCGTACTCGAAGTTCGCCCGCGTTGCCCTGGGCACCAACGACATCGACTTCCGGGCCCGCCCGCACTCGCCGGAGGAGGCCGACTTCCTGGCCGCCGCGGTGGCCGGTACGGGCATCGGTACGACGTTCGCCGACCTAGAGCGCGCCGGCGCGGTGCTGCTGGCCGGGTTCGAGCCCGAGGAGGAGGCGCCGACGGTGTTCCTCCGCCTCCGCAAGGGCGTGCGCAACCGCGGGACCAAGGTGTTCACGCTGGCGGCGCTGGCTTCCCGAGGGGTCGAAAAGCTCGACGGTGTGGTCGTTTCGACGACACCGGGGACGGAAGCCGCGGTTCTCGGCGATCTGGCGAACCAGGGCGACACCGGTGCGACGGCCAAGGCCGCGCTCGGACCGGACGCCGTGATCATCGTCGGTGAGCGGCTCGCGACCGTGCCCGGTGCACTGTCCGCGGCGCTGCGGCTGGCGCTCGACACCGGCGCCCAGCTGGCCTGGATCCCGCGTCGCGCGGGGGACCGGGGCGCGCTCGAGGCCGGTTGCCTTCCGGGTCTGCTGCCCGGTGGCCGTCTGGTCTCCGACGCTCAGGCCCGGGTCGACCTGCAGGCCGCGTGGGGCGTCGAGAACCTGCCCACCGCGGCGGGCCGGGACACCGGCGAGATCCTGGCCTCGGCCGGATCGCTGCAGGCCCTGGTCGTCGCGGGCGTCGAGATCGACGACCTGCCGGACCCGGCGGCCGCGCTGGCCGCGCTCGAGGCCGCGCCGTTCGTGGTCAGCTTCGAGGTCCGCAGCTCGCAGGTCACCGAGCACGCCGACGTGATCTTCCCCGTCGTACCGCCGGCCGAGAAGGACGGCACCTTCGTGAACTGGGAGGGCCGCGAGCGGCCGTTCCCAGTCGTGCTCAAGGTGCCGGCCGCGATGCCCGACGTCCGCGCGCTGGCCGCGCTGGCCCAGGAGATGGACCTGTCGCTCGGGTTCAGCACCCCGGCCGGAGCCAAGCGTGAGTACGACGAGCTCGGCCGCTGGGACGGCGACCGCGCGCAGGAGCCGACGTACCAGGCCGGTCCGTCGCTCGGCGCGTTCGACTCGACCCGGCTGGCGACCTGGCGGATGCTGATCGACGCCAGCCGCGGCAACGACGGTGAGCCGCACCTGGTCGCGACCGCGCGCATGCCGGTCGCCCGGCTGTCGCTGACGACCGCGACCCGGGTCGGCGTGACCGAGGGCGACGAGCTCGTGGTGAGCACCGACGCCGGCTCGATCCGGCTGCCGGTCGCGATCACCCCGATGACCGACAACGTGGTCTGGCTGCCGACGAACTCGGCCGACTCGCACGTCCGGCGCGCGCTGCACGCCGACCACGGTTCGATCGTGACCATCGCCGGAGGAAACTCATGA
- the nuoK gene encoding NADH-quinone oxidoreductase subunit NuoK produces MTTEPYIILAAILFSIGALGVLVRRNAIVVFMCVELMLNACNLAFVSFARQHGNLDGQIAAFFVMVVAAAEVVIGLAIIMAIFRTRRSASVDDANLLKY; encoded by the coding sequence GTGACGACCGAGCCGTACATCATTCTGGCGGCGATCCTCTTCAGCATCGGTGCTCTGGGTGTTCTCGTACGCCGCAACGCCATCGTCGTGTTCATGTGTGTGGAACTGATGCTGAACGCGTGCAACCTGGCGTTCGTCAGCTTCGCCCGCCAGCACGGCAATCTCGACGGCCAGATCGCCGCCTTCTTCGTGATGGTGGTGGCCGCGGCCGAGGTCGTGATCGGCCTGGCGATCATCATGGCCATCTTCCGCACCCGTCGTTCGGCCTCGGTCGACGACGCCAACCTGCTCAAGTACTGA
- the nuoI gene encoding NADH-quinone oxidoreductase subunit NuoI, whose product MASVKESLWDPVAGFGVTFRTMFRKVFTEEYPFEKKPTAPRFHGRHQLNRWPDGLEKCIGCELCAWACPADAIYVEGADNEEGGRMSPGERYGRVYQINYLRCILCGLCIEACPTRALTMTNEYELADRSRESLIYEKKDLLAPLLPGMEEPPHAMLLGTTDKDYYRGLTGAAVPAEGGGDQ is encoded by the coding sequence GTGGCTAGCGTCAAAGAATCCCTCTGGGACCCGGTAGCGGGTTTCGGTGTCACCTTCCGGACGATGTTCCGCAAGGTGTTCACCGAGGAGTACCCGTTCGAGAAGAAGCCGACCGCGCCGCGGTTCCACGGCCGGCACCAGCTGAACCGGTGGCCGGACGGCCTGGAGAAGTGCATCGGCTGTGAGCTGTGCGCGTGGGCCTGCCCCGCGGACGCCATCTACGTCGAGGGCGCCGACAACGAAGAGGGTGGGCGGATGTCGCCCGGCGAGCGGTACGGCCGGGTGTACCAGATCAACTACCTGCGCTGCATCCTCTGCGGACTCTGCATCGAGGCGTGCCCGACCCGGGCGCTCACGATGACCAACGAGTACGAGCTGGCCGACCGCAGCCGCGAGTCCCTCATCTACGAGAAGAAGGACCTGCTGGCGCCGCTCCTGCCGGGGATGGAGGAGCCGCCGCACGCGATGCTGCTCGGCACCACCGACAAGGACTACTACCGCGGCCTGACCGGCGCGGCGGTTCCCGCCGAGGGTGGTGGCGACCAGTGA
- a CDS encoding NADH-quinone oxidoreductase subunit C, which produces MSDTQPENLPATTTGGDAQTPAAEIVDQREGMFGVRGTGDTSGFGGLRRQVALPGGSAKPYGSWFDGATERLEGLVGDQALEKVVVDRGELTLHVRRERLVEVAQHLRDDEALRFEFCSGVSGVHYPNETGRELHAVYHLLSITHNRRIRLEVSCPDTDPHIPSVVSVYPANDWHERETWDFFGIIFDGHPALTRIQMPDDWPGHPQRKDYPLGGIDVEYKGAVIPPPDTRRSYN; this is translated from the coding sequence GTGAGCGACACCCAACCCGAGAACCTTCCCGCGACCACGACGGGCGGCGACGCCCAGACGCCGGCGGCGGAGATCGTCGACCAGCGCGAGGGCATGTTCGGTGTCCGTGGCACCGGTGACACCTCCGGCTTCGGCGGTCTGCGCCGCCAGGTCGCGCTGCCCGGTGGCAGCGCGAAGCCGTACGGCTCCTGGTTCGACGGCGCGACCGAGCGGCTCGAGGGCCTGGTCGGTGACCAGGCGCTGGAGAAGGTCGTCGTCGACCGCGGCGAGCTGACCTTGCACGTACGCCGGGAGCGCCTGGTCGAGGTCGCGCAGCACCTGCGCGACGACGAGGCCCTGCGGTTCGAGTTCTGCTCCGGCGTCAGCGGGGTGCACTACCCGAACGAGACCGGCCGTGAGCTGCACGCGGTCTACCACCTGCTCTCGATCACCCACAACCGGCGGATCCGGCTGGAGGTGTCCTGCCCGGACACCGACCCGCACATCCCGTCGGTGGTGAGCGTCTACCCGGCCAACGACTGGCACGAGCGCGAGACCTGGGACTTCTTCGGCATCATCTTCGACGGACACCCGGCGCTGACCCGGATCCAGATGCCCGACGACTGGCCGGGCCACCCGCAGCGCAAGGACTACCCGCTCGGCGGCATCGACGTCGAGTACAAGGGCGCCGTCATCCCGCCGCCCGACACGCGGAGGTCTTACAACTGA